From one Streptococcus pneumoniae genomic stretch:
- a CDS encoding IS1182 family transposase, with product MYKEYNTNQLSLELNLAFDLPMTHEARLISLFVDSMPSDVLLEEKSHTGRPAFHPAMLLKMTLFAYARQVFSGRKIVQMNEEVIPMKWLSQDTYVSYKTINNFRSSKHANHLIKTAFIYFTLLMRDNGLIKDEALFIDGTKLEADANLYSFTWKKAVEKYETALNGNISKLYDKLVQEGVDLALSKEECETSEGLKALLEKTEEALDEVEKAIAQEPKVIKGGSANKQKRRRIQKLRNQLKKDYLPRKQRYEEARDTFLGRNSFSKTDHDATFMRMKEDHMMNGQLKPGYNVQAATNGQYVLAYDIFPNPTDTRTLKPFLQSIQTLDLFQNIVADAGYGSEENYRFIMDELEKTPLIPYGMYQKELTKKYKNSAENPANWDYLEETDQFIKPDGVVYSFKNYSRRTDKYGFERDFKIYEADKIQDTLELDQLAKTESGHQKQIHYNPTWNYFKEVIKEQLHSEEGSRIYAKRKIDIEPVFGRLKSIFGVRRVHVRGNQAVQTEVGFLFMSMNLTKLAKNLATKTSKNQKPHCDSFILIVFKMEMTVWFYSEASFCPALFYISYQITTRSSGARHMPSFSVTSKVSKNSSKFGTCRLTRSFAGP from the coding sequence ATGTATAAAGAGTATAACACAAATCAATTAAGTTTGGAACTAAATCTTGCTTTTGATCTCCCAATGACGCATGAAGCAAGACTGATTAGTTTGTTCGTGGATAGTATGCCAAGTGATGTGCTGCTTGAAGAAAAGTCACACACGGGCCGCCCTGCTTTTCATCCTGCTATGCTGTTAAAAATGACGCTCTTCGCTTATGCCCGTCAGGTCTTTTCTGGTCGTAAAATAGTGCAGATGAACGAAGAAGTTATTCCGATGAAATGGCTAAGTCAAGACACTTATGTTAGCTATAAAACCATCAATAATTTCCGTTCAAGTAAACATGCCAATCACCTGATTAAGACGGCCTTTATTTACTTTACCCTACTCATGCGAGACAATGGTCTGATTAAAGACGAGGCGCTCTTTATCGATGGCACAAAACTAGAGGCCGATGCTAATCTCTATTCTTTCACATGGAAGAAAGCTGTCGAGAAATACGAGACTGCTTTAAATGGAAACATCTCTAAACTCTATGACAAGCTCGTTCAAGAAGGGGTAGATTTAGCCCTCTCAAAAGAAGAATGTGAAACCAGCGAGGGACTCAAAGCCCTGCTTGAAAAGACTGAAGAGGCCCTTGATGAAGTGGAAAAAGCAATCGCCCAAGAGCCAAAAGTTATCAAAGGCGGTTCTGCTAATAAACAAAAACGACGTCGCATCCAGAAGCTCCGCAACCAATTGAAAAAAGATTACCTCCCTCGTAAACAGCGCTACGAAGAGGCTAGAGATACTTTTCTAGGACGCAATTCGTTTTCTAAAACAGACCATGACGCTACCTTTATGCGGATGAAAGAGGATCATATGATGAATGGCCAGTTGAAACCTGGTTATAATGTTCAAGCCGCAACCAATGGTCAATACGTTCTTGCTTATGATATCTTTCCCAATCCAACTGATACCAGAACCCTCAAACCCTTCCTCCAATCCATTCAAACATTAGACTTGTTCCAAAACATTGTAGCTGATGCAGGTTATGGTAGCGAGGAGAATTATCGTTTTATTATGGATGAGCTGGAGAAAACACCGCTTATTCCCTATGGCATGTACCAAAAGGAATTAACTAAGAAATATAAGAACAGTGCAGAGAACCCAGCTAACTGGGATTATCTTGAAGAGACAGACCAGTTTATAAAACCAGATGGAGTTGTTTATTCCTTTAAGAACTATTCTCGCCGAACGGACAAGTACGGCTTTGAACGAGATTTCAAAATTTACGAGGCAGATAAGATACAGGACACGCTAGAGCTAGATCAACTTGCCAAAACAGAAAGTGGTCATCAGAAACAAATCCATTATAATCCGACTTGGAATTATTTTAAGGAAGTCATAAAGGAACAATTGCATAGCGAAGAAGGCTCTCGCATCTACGCTAAACGGAAAATCGATATCGAGCCCGTTTTTGGCAGATTGAAGAGTATTTTTGGCGTGCGCAGAGTTCACGTTCGAGGGAATCAAGCTGTCCAAACAGAGGTCGGATTCCTCTTCATGAGTATGAATCTCACAAAATTGGCAAAGAATTTGGCTACTAAAACCTCTAAAAATCAAAAACCACACTGTGATTCTTTCATCTTGATTGTTTTCAAGATGGAAATGACAGTGTGGTTTTATTCTGAAGCAAGTTTTTGCCCAGCCCTTTTTTATATATCCTACCAAATCACTACACGATCTTCTGGTGCGCGCCACATGCCGTCTTTTTCTGTGACATCGAAGGTTTCAAAGAATTCGTCAAAGTTTGGTACTTGTAGGTTAACGCGGAGTTTTGCCGGTCCGTGA
- a CDS encoding metal ABC transporter ATP-binding protein, with the protein MIEIERLSVSYHQVLALDTIHLNIQGPTITGILGPNGAGKSTLLKAMLQIIDHEGKTILDGKDIRKQRGKIAYVEQKAAIDFTFPITVKECVSLGLYPKIQFFERLKAKHWEKVAHALDLVGLKDYADRQISELSGGQFQRVLIARCLVQEADYIFLDEPFVGIDSVSEEIIMTTLRQLKAAGKTILIVHHDLNKVKHYFDQVLLLNRQLIAIGETNVTFTKENLEATYGNQLIVMEEHTK; encoded by the coding sequence ATGATTGAAATAGAACGTTTAAGTGTCAGCTATCACCAAGTGCTAGCCTTGGACACGATTCACTTAAACATCCAAGGACCAACCATTACAGGTATTCTAGGACCAAACGGGGCAGGCAAATCTACCCTCTTAAAAGCTATGCTTCAGATTATTGACCACGAGGGAAAGACCATTTTGGATGGCAAGGATATTCGAAAACAACGCGGCAAAATCGCCTATGTCGAGCAAAAAGCAGCGATTGACTTCACTTTTCCGATTACGGTCAAGGAGTGCGTGTCGCTAGGACTCTATCCTAAAATCCAGTTTTTCGAGCGACTCAAAGCAAAGCATTGGGAAAAAGTCGCACATGCCCTTGATTTGGTTGGACTAAAGGATTATGCTGACCGACAAATCAGCGAACTTTCTGGCGGACAGTTCCAGCGTGTCTTGATTGCTCGTTGTTTGGTTCAGGAGGCTGACTATATCTTTCTTGATGAGCCCTTTGTCGGGATTGACTCTGTCAGTGAAGAAATCATCATGACGACGCTTAGACAACTCAAAGCAGCAGGCAAGACCATCCTCATCGTCCATCATGACCTCAACAAGGTCAAGCACTATTTTGACCAAGTGCTATTGCTAAATCGCCAACTCATCGCCATTGGAGAGACGAATGTCACCTTTACCAAGGAAAAC